In a genomic window of Wyeomyia smithii strain HCP4-BCI-WySm-NY-G18 chromosome 1, ASM2978416v1, whole genome shotgun sequence:
- the LOC129718483 gene encoding uncharacterized protein LOC129718483: MGSLEEACITGFLCRLCSQIHRSVIFIYGAEGNEHELEQKINNYLPVKIAPTDPLPKTVCEICMNKVIEHHGMMKKILETQKKFTRMREEEMLLRQQLNRNNSSQPNSHQNTTLSTSSNSSRHSNNSSASIQLTTAATSSRTGSSPAVSPILNHRITRYALRIHRQLNNNADDYTYHNESSSSSTDDESDSGSAVEN; encoded by the exons ATGGGTAGTCTCGAGGAAGCATGTATTACTGGGTTTTTATGTAGACTGTGCTCGCAAATTCATCGGTCAGTAATTTTTATTTACGGAGCTGAAGGAAATGAACATGAATTGGAACAAAAAATCAACAACTATCTTCCAGTTAAA ATAGCTCCAACTGATCCGCTGCCCAAAACAGTTTGCGAAATATGCATGAATAAAGTCATTGAACATCATGgcatgatgaaaaaaattttggaaaCACAGAAAAAGTTTACAAGAATGCGGGAAGAAGAGATGCTTTTACGGCAACAGTTGAATAGGAACAATTCATCTCAACCTAACAGTCACCAAAATACTACACTTAGTACTTCTAGCAATAGCAGCAGACATTCAAACAATTCATCCGCCTCAATACAGCTAACAACAGCGGCTACTAGTAGTAGAACAGGATCTTCACCTGCGGTAAGCCCCATTTTAAACCATAGGATTACTAGATACGCACTACGCATCCACCGCCAACTGAACAATAATGCAGATGACTATACATACCATAACGAGAGCAGCTCATCATCAACAGATGATGAAAGTGACAGCGGCAGTGCTGTTGAAAACTGA